The following are from one region of the Sorghum bicolor cultivar BTx623 chromosome 2, Sorghum_bicolor_NCBIv3, whole genome shotgun sequence genome:
- the LOC110433205 gene encoding uncharacterized protein LOC110433205: MRIARRHLRPLASPPPRTFLAPSFSLLLSTPQIPVAIGHGCGFEGAVVGEHRLLLLGSAPARSTHLGRPSYPPPGPPLRLLLTLLADPVCVRPRSRPGAPLQLQQVYSFEDASRWMSLRSPWSATRPPTRDVVCANARHFPSKRSPPATLMIAHKVMELMAMKFRF, translated from the exons ATGAGAATAGCTCGCCGCCACCTCCGTCCTCTTgcttcgccgccgccgaggaCCTTCCTGGCACCGTCTTTCTCCCTCCTCCTCTCAACCCCTCAGATCCCTGTCGCTATTGGCCATGGCTGCGGTTTTGAAGGCGCAGTTGTGGGTGAGCACCGACTGTTGCTGCTGGGTTCGGCACCGGCGAGGTCGACACACCTAGGGCGGCCATCCTACCCGCCACCAGGCCCACCACTGCGTCTCCTGCTAACACTACTGGCAGATCCAG TATGCGTTCGGCCTAGGTCACGGCCAGGAGCTCCTCTTCAACTGCAGCAAG TGTATTCATTCGAAGATGCCTCTCGATGGATGTCACTTCGCAGCCCTTGGTCTGCAACCCGGCCTCCTACACGTGAT GTTGTGTGTGCAAATGCCAGACATTTTCCATCAAAGCGCTCTCCTccagctacactcatgatcgcTCACAAAG